From the Deltaproteobacteria bacterium genome, the window TCAGGGCAAGGCCAACCAGGGCCAAACCGGAATGGCTCGAGTAATATTCCTTCGTGGATTGCTCAAGGACGAAGCGCTTCATGGAAGACCTCGAATCAGGATTTCAGGTGAAGCGCATCATAACTCAAATATCCAATTATTTCAAGTCAATAAGCCATATTTTCGGCAAAAGCTCACGGATCCAGGATTACCTTTGCCCTGCCATAGCTGCAAGCCCTTGCATGTACTGCATTGCTGTGGTGGAAAGGGTCACGTTGTAAGCGCCTGTCTGACCCAGCCCGTAAAGGGCTAACGCAAGAAAGCCTCCGTGGATCTGCCCTGCCTCTGCTGAAAGCACATCAATGCCCTTACCTGAAGGCCAAGTAAAAGCGCCATCCCAATCAGTTACGGCTGTAGGGTCAGTATCTCCAAAGAAGTATTTGAACATAAAATTTGTATCATAGGCAAGCACTTTGACCTTTCCATCTTCCTCATAGGCAATCACTTTGCATGGCGTGCCTGGCGCCCTGTGCGCCCCAAGTTTTAGTAAAACCTGTCCATAATAAGGGCTTCCAATCTCAACGAGATAGACCTTTTTGCCTGATGAATCTGCAAAATCAATAAGTTTTGAGCCCCTTGGCCTCAAAAAGGTCATCTGGAACATCGGTGTAAGTATCTGCCTGTAAAAACCAAGCGTCTGAGCAGAATAAATCGGACTTTGAGGATAGGTTATGGCTGAAAGGAACATAAAGTCGTCGATCACCATGTTGTTAGGCTGCACAATCCATGTGTTCTGGGCAGTAGGGTTTTGATATGCAGAGCTCAGGAATGAGGCTATGCCGTCAAATGCTGAATAGGTCTGAAAAAGCAACGGATGCATCATGACAGTATCGCTTCCTATCTGTACAGGCATAGTCATCATGGGGTTTTCAATCTCAAACATGCTGTCATTAAACGGATAACCAGGATTTAATAGCATAGCAGGGATATCTGCCGATCCATTAACACTTAAAATGTCAGCTACCTCTCCAATCATCACATCAAAGGTTTCAGTGGAAGATGGTGCATTGGTGATGTAGGGTGGAAGCTTAGCTGGTGATAAAGCAAAAGCCCCTTTTGGCAGAAGCTTTGACAGGCTTGCAATCAGCGCTTTTTCAAGGGAGATTCGGACATCTGATGCCATCTGTTTGATGACTGCCTGTTCTGACTGACTTAAATCACTGAAAAACAATTCAACAACTGCTTCAGGATTTATGATGTCAATCTTTACGATATCGCCCTCCACCCAGAAGCCAACCTTCCATGGCAGGGCAAGGGCATATCTAAGCCCCTTGTCTAAAAATTTGCTGTCATATTTCTTGTTTTTAAGCTCGAGCACCGCGCTTCCACCTGAATCAGGCATCATAAGCGGCATGGATGACAGATAGCCAGCGATCTGCTGGGACAGGGCAGGATCTTGTGTAAGCACAGAATAGAGAGCTGTCAACATGGGGGCTACAACAGGATTTGGCTCCCCTGTTATCACCTCCCATTCATCTGAAAAACTGACCTGCATCACAGAGCCTGTGAGCATCGCCAAGGTAAGCGGCCTCATCTCCATAGGCGCTATCATCGCATCTTTAAAAGGAGTTTGAGCAAAAATAGCCATCATCTGTGTGTTAAAATCATCAGCAGGCATGTTTACAACTGCCACCTGTTCATAAATATGTGTATGGTCCCACGGATATCTGCCATCTTGATCACTTGAGCTCAGATCAAATGCAAATGTAGAGGCTGTAACAAAGAAACACAACAAAATAAAACCAATAATAATGCGTATTTTCATAGTCTCCTCCTACCATGTGTAAGTGAGCGCAATGGATGCAGTCGCACCCTTTGAGGTGTTTTCGCCATAGATTACAGGCGTATATTGCACTTCAACGCCAAGCGACTCCTTTAGTTGATAGCCAAGGGTAAAGTCCAATTTTATGACATCATATTCAGTGGCAATCGTGGGATTGGTAAATCTTTCATCTGTTAAACTGGAAAGGTTCACAGAACTTGTGTCAGCAACAGGAGGTTCAAGACCTGACATAAACAAGAGCAGGTTGTCGGATTTTGCGCTAAAGTCTGTTGATGTCTCATGATAACTGCCATTTTTCATCCCAAGTATGCCGTCAAGCTTCATACGGCCATACAACTTTGGAGAAAAATTCGCCCCAGCCTCAACAAGATAACGTATTTCATCTGCTGGCTCATGGTTTCTGAACCTGTAACCAGCCTCAAGGTTAACATATCCGGGAAATGGCCAGAGGGATTTGCCTACAAGCAGCCTGAACTCTAAGTCGTCCTGTCTGTTGCCTATCTCAGGTGCTTCCTTGCCGTAAAGCTTGCCGTACTTGTAGATGCCCTGAATACTTGCCACCACAGGACCATCATAAAGTTTGTACCTGACGCCAATATCCAGATCACCAGGTCCATTGCTGGTCTTTTTAACGAAATCATCCTCTGATTCAAGCCACTTGTAATACACAGATGATAAAATAGTCACCTTGTCAGTGACGCCATATTCCTCATACCAGTTCAGGTTTATGTCCCTGAAATCTGCTCCAAGAGGCATTTTTTTGGAGTCGCCATCGTTGTCATAAACACGATCAGTGGTATAGTAGTTAAAGGCAAATCTGTTGTACATCTTGCCTTTTTCCATGGTCCAGGCACCTGCATGGGCCTCAACAGCACCCAAGGCTATCCCCAGGGTCATCACTGATGAAGCACAGCGCAGCGCAATTACAAATTGTTTCATAACCCCTCCTGACTTTGGAAAAAATCACACAAATTGTTTAATATTAAAGGAGTGTTGTAAGTAAGTCCAATAGGATTTATCAATGGGAGATACCCAAAATTGATCTTTTTCCCAATGACTGTTCTGTCATCGGTCATGGGAAAATTCCCCCGTGTGGTCACTGAAATTTCCCGGCTCCTCGGCGTTTCGAGTTGACTTAAGCCCATTAAACTCCAAATCCACACTAAACGCCGAGGAGCCTGTTTTTCTCTGTGTCCCCTGTGGTGCAGGGGGTTATCCCGGGTTTTTTTCGGATCGCGCCGGCCCCGTCTGGGGCGATCTTCTTTGTGGGTTTTTTGTCCTTCGGCCGATAAGGGGAAAAGGGTCTGGCCGATTGCGCCCTGTCTTGATCCGTTTGCCGGATGCGGGGAAGGAAACGCGGCGCGGCCCAAATCCTTTTTGTGCAAGGAGCGCACGCCCTATGGGGACGAACAACCTCGTATTTTTGGAAAACATCGAATGGTTTGACGAGACCGGCAGGGAACTGGTCCACAGGATCCCGGCTGAAGGCTCTGGAGAGATCAAGTACGGAGCCCAGCTTACGGTCCGGGAGAGCCAGGTTGCGGTCCTTTTCTACAAAGGAAAGGCATGTGACGCATTCGGGCCAGGTCGCCACACCCTCCACACGGGAAACATCCCAATCCTCACCAAGATCCTCTCCATCCCATGGGCCATGTCCAGCCCCCTTCGGGCCGAGGTCTATTTCGCCAACATGAAGGTCTTCACCGACCTGAAATGGGGTACGCGGGAGCCTGTGGCCTTTCGAGACGCGGAACTCGGTCTCGTGCGACTGCGCGCCCACGGGGTCTTCAATGTGCGCATCACCCAGCCCGTGCTGTTCATCAACACCATGGCAGGGACCATGGGGAACTACGGCGCGGATGCTGTTGAGGAATACCTCCGCAAGGTGATCGTCTCCCGCCTGAATGACCATCTCGGGGAGAATCTGGACACTATCCTGAACCTTCCGGGAAGATTCGACGAGCTTGCGGACGGGCTTGCAAAAAGGCTCGAAGAGGACTTTTCCGCCTTCGGGCTGGCACTCACACAGCTCTACATTACCTCCATCACCCCGCCGCCGGAGGTCCAGCAGGCCATCGACGGCAAAGGGAGCATGGAGCTCATTTCGGATATGGATAGGTTCGTCCGGCTCAAGGCCGCTATGGCCATGGAAAAGGCGGCAAGCTCCGGTGGAGATGCCGGGGCGGGTATTGGGATGGGGCTCGGACTCGTACTTCCCGGGCTACTTGGCAGGATGCATACCGGAGGCGATGTGAAGGAGTCGCCCGTCAGGGAGGCCGGAAACAGGGCTGTTTGTACCGAATGCGGCCATGCCATCCCAGGGGATGCGAGGTTTTGTCCTTACTGCGGCCATCAACAGCTCGTCCTCGGAAGATGCACCATGTGCGGGAAAAACCTCATGCCAGGCGACCGGTTTTGCCCTAGGTGCGGACATCCAACGGATGAAAGGCCAAAGGCGAGGATCTGTCCGAAGTGCGGGGCCGAAAACCTTCCGGGCGCGGTCTTCTGTAACCAGTGTGGAGAGAAAATCGGGTGATGCTTACGGCCGAAGGTGAATGCCCGCAGTGCGGGGCGCCCATCACCCTGACCGATGCCGTACGGCTCATCCGCTGTTCCTCCTGCGGGGTCAGGAGCCACATCGCCCCACCCCGCCTGTTCCGATTCCTGCTTCCTGCGCAAACCCAAAAAGAAGAGGAAGGGCTATTCCACGTCCCGTACGTTCGATTCGCTGGAAGCGTATTTACCTGCGAGGGTGATGACATCGCCTTCAGGGCCGTGGATGTCACACGGGCAGGGGCAGAAATCCCCGGACTTCCTCCCTCCCTCGGCATGCGTCCCCAGGCCATGAGGCTTGCGTTTGCCTCGCCGCGCACGCCAGGCCGCTATCTTCCCTTGACCACAAAGGTCGCGGGCATCCTGTCCTCGGACGGTGGATCAATGCCGTGGGACTCGACGGCCCCCGTATATTTTCGGACAGTCATCGGCAGGACTATGAGCATCGTCTATCTCCCCGTGTGCATCCGCGGCGAAACGATCCAGGACGGAGTCACCGGAGATGTACTTGGACGAATATCAGGGACAACCGCTTTCGACCGGGCGGTGACGTATCGCCCCTCCTGGTCACCTGTATTCCTGCCTGCCCTTTGCCCGGACTGCGGATGGGAACTTTACGGGGACGGGGCAAGCGTGGTCCTCGCTTGCAGGAACTGTTCCTCTGCATGGGAGGCAAGGCAGGGGAAATACGTGCGTGTGGAAGCGGTTACTGTCCCATCACGATCGATGGGATGCATCCATCTCCCTTTTTGGAGGATCCGGGCCAGTGGAACAGGTAAGGAGATCTCAGATTTTGCGGATCTCCTCAGGGCCACCGGTACCTTGATCGGTTCAGGAGCGGATCAGGGTAACAGCCCCATCGTCTTCTGGGCCCCGGCCTTTCATGTGCGGCC encodes:
- a CDS encoding SPFH domain-containing protein; protein product: MGTNNLVFLENIEWFDETGRELVHRIPAEGSGEIKYGAQLTVRESQVAVLFYKGKACDAFGPGRHTLHTGNIPILTKILSIPWAMSSPLRAEVYFANMKVFTDLKWGTREPVAFRDAELGLVRLRAHGVFNVRITQPVLFINTMAGTMGNYGADAVEEYLRKVIVSRLNDHLGENLDTILNLPGRFDELADGLAKRLEEDFSAFGLALTQLYITSITPPPEVQQAIDGKGSMELISDMDRFVRLKAAMAMEKAASSGGDAGAGIGMGLGLVLPGLLGRMHTGGDVKESPVREAGNRAVCTECGHAIPGDARFCPYCGHQQLVLGRCTMCGKNLMPGDRFCPRCGHPTDERPKARICPKCGAENLPGAVFCNQCGEKIG